TCTCGATGTTCTTCACCGCCCCGGCCTCGAAACTCGCCACCGGATAGGCGCAGTAGTCGGCGGCGTACCAGGCGCTGGGGCGGTGGTTGCCGCTGTCGCCGAGGCCGCCGAAGGGCATGTCGCCGGCGGCGCCGGTGGTCGGTCGGTTGAAGTTGACCACGCCCGCGCGGATGCGGCGGATGAAGCGATCCCAGGTCTTCGGATCGTCCGACACCAGACCGGCCGACAGGCCGTAGCGGGTGTCGTTGGCGGCGGCGACGGCGGCCTCGAAGCTCGGGACGCGGATGACCTGCAGGAAGGGGGCGAACATCTCCTCGTCCAGCACCTTCAGCCCGGTGACGTCGATGATGGCCGGCTTGACGAAGGCGCCCGGCAGGTTGTCGACCGGACCCGAGGCGCGGATCACTTTCGCGCCCAGATCGATGCGTTGCTGCAGGGCCTGAAGCGCGGCGTTGGCGGCCTTCTCGGAGATCAGGGGCCCGGCATAGGGTTCGGGCGACGAGTCCCAAGGCGCGAAGACCAGACGGTCCGACAGGGCCGCCACGGCCTCGACGATGGCGTCCCCCTGCGGTCCCTCGGGCACGACCAGACGCCGCGCGCAGGAGCAGCGCTGGCCGGTGGTGACGAAGGCCGACTGGACCGCGATCCCGGCTACGGCCTCGGCGTCGGCCGCGTCCCAGACCACCAGCGGGTTGTTGCCGCCCAGCTCCAGCGCCAGGATCACATGCGGATCGTCGGCGAACTTCTTGCGGAAGTAAGCCCCCGCCGCGCCCGAGCCGGTGAACATCAGGGCGTCGATACGCTGGTCCAGCAGGGCCGCGCCGGTGTCGCGCCCGCCCTGTAGCAGGTTGAACACCCCGGTCGGCAGGTCCGCCTCGGCCAGGCATTCGGCCATCAGCTGGCCGGTCAGGGGCGTCTCCTCCGACGGCTTGAAGACGACGGTGTCGCCCGCCAGCAGGGCCGGGACGATATGGCCGTTAGGCAAATGGCCCGGGAAGTTGAACGGGCCCAGCACCGCCGCGACCCCGTGCGGACGGTGCCGCAGGGTGGCGTGACCGAAGGCGGTCTCGGTCGTGCGCTCGCCGGTCCGCTCGTCATAGGCGCGGATGGAGATGTCGACCTTCCCGGCCATGGAGGCGAGCTCGGTGCTGGTCTCCCACAGGGCCTTGCCGGTCTCGCGGCTGATGGCCTCGGCCATCTCGGGCGCGCGGCGCTTGAGCACGGCCTGATAGCGTTTCACCGCATCGACCCGATCACCTCGCGGACGGTCGGCCCAGTCGGGGAAGGCGGCGCGGGCGGCGGCGACAGCGGCGGCGGCGTCCGCGGCGGAGGCGGCCTCGCCCTCCCAGACGGTTTCGCCGGTGGCGGGGTCGGTCGACTGGAACACGGTCATGATTGCACTCAGGCCTTGATACGTACGGTGTCGCCGGCCCGGACCTTCAGGGCGTCGGCGGTTTCAGTCGAGACGGTGGCGACGTCGCCGTCCAGAGCGACACGCTGGCGCACCGCGCGGAACGCCCCGACGCTGTTTGTCGAGATCAGGCTGGGCAGCTCGGCCTCGACCTCTTCGGCGATGGCGACGGACATGGAGCGGGCGTCGCGGACGGTGCGGATATTGTCGCGGCCGCAGGCGACGGTCGGACCGGCGTCGAAGATGTCGATCAGGCCGTTAGGCCGGAAACCTTCGCTCTCCAGCAGGGCCATGGCCGGCACCCCTTGCGGATGCACCTTGCCGATCACAGCCCGCGCCGGCTCGGGCAGGAGGTCGACATAGATCGGGTGGCGCGGGGCGAGGTCGAGGATGAACTGCTTGTCCGTCGAGCCCGTCATCATGTCCGCCTG
The genomic region above belongs to Brevundimonas goettingensis and contains:
- the astD gene encoding succinylglutamate-semialdehyde dehydrogenase, which translates into the protein MTVFQSTDPATGETVWEGEAASAADAAAAVAAARAAFPDWADRPRGDRVDAVKRYQAVLKRRAPEMAEAISRETGKALWETSTELASMAGKVDISIRAYDERTGERTTETAFGHATLRHRPHGVAAVLGPFNFPGHLPNGHIVPALLAGDTVVFKPSEETPLTGQLMAECLAEADLPTGVFNLLQGGRDTGAALLDQRIDALMFTGSGAAGAYFRKKFADDPHVILALELGGNNPLVVWDAADAEAVAGIAVQSAFVTTGQRCSCARRLVVPEGPQGDAIVEAVAALSDRLVFAPWDSSPEPYAGPLISEKAANAALQALQQRIDLGAKVIRASGPVDNLPGAFVKPAIIDVTGLKVLDEEMFAPFLQVIRVPSFEAAVAAANDTRYGLSAGLVSDDPKTWDRFIRRIRAGVVNFNRPTTGAAGDMPFGGLGDSGNHRPSAWYAADYCAYPVASFEAGAVKNIESEIKGLRG